A single window of Sphingobacteriales bacterium DNA harbors:
- the ung gene encoding uracil-DNA glycosylase, which translates to MLNQEIQIEDTWKQVLADEFEKSYFQELKQFLLTESAAQKTIFPKGNLIFNAYNTTPFDKVKVVIIGQDPYHGIGQAHGLCFSVQYGVAVPPSLKNIYKEIKNNYPDFEVPTHGCLQEWAAQGVFLLNSILTVEANKPASHQKRGWENFTDASIEALSKNKTGLVFLLWGNFAQQKASLIDEQKHYILKAAHPSPFSAYNGFFWCQHFIKTNELLLKQQLEPINWQLQAYEQRLF; encoded by the coding sequence ATGTTGAATCAAGAAATACAAATAGAAGATACATGGAAACAAGTTTTAGCAGATGAATTTGAAAAGTCTTATTTTCAAGAACTGAAGCAATTTTTGTTGACAGAAAGTGCGGCACAGAAGACTATCTTTCCTAAAGGTAATCTTATCTTTAATGCTTATAACACTACACCTTTCGACAAAGTAAAGGTGGTTATTATTGGTCAAGATCCGTACCATGGCATCGGGCAAGCACATGGTTTGTGTTTCTCGGTACAGTATGGTGTGGCAGTGCCTCCAAGTCTGAAAAATATATACAAAGAAATTAAAAATAATTATCCTGATTTCGAGGTTCCAACGCATGGTTGTTTGCAAGAATGGGCTGCACAAGGTGTTTTTTTATTAAATTCCATACTTACTGTAGAAGCTAATAAGCCTGCATCGCACCAAAAACGTGGATGGGAAAACTTTACTGATGCAAGTATCGAAGCATTATCAAAAAATAAAACTGGTCTTGTTTTTTTGCTCTGGGGAAATTTTGCTCAGCAGAAAGCATCGTTAATTGATGAACAAAAGCATTATATTTTAAAAGCTGCGCATCCTTCTCCTTTCTCTGCATATAATGGTTTTTTTTGGTGTCAACATTTTATTAAAACAAATGAATTGTTGCTAAAACAACAGTTGGAGCCAATAAATTGGCAACTACAAGCATATGAACAAAGATTATTTTAA
- a CDS encoding DUF423 domain-containing protein produces MYSIFGLIASIYGMLAVAFGAFGAHALKTKLDVYQHQIYDKAVHYQFFHIAALLCVFILSKFFPSRALYLSGWFFVAGIFLFSGSLYVLATRQLLGIEQISKIVGPLTPLGGLSFIIGWIFLFISISKVK; encoded by the coding sequence ATGTACAGTATCTTTGGTCTTATTGCAAGTATTTATGGTATGCTTGCTGTAGCATTTGGTGCTTTTGGTGCACATGCACTAAAAACGAAACTAGATGTGTACCAACATCAAATTTATGATAAAGCTGTACACTATCAGTTTTTTCACATAGCAGCATTGTTATGTGTTTTTATCTTATCAAAATTCTTTCCTTCAAGAGCTTTGTATTTATCTGGTTGGTTTTTTGTGGCAGGCATATTTTTGTTTAGTGGCTCTTTGTATGTGCTTGCTACTCGACAGCTTCTAGGTATAGAACAAATTTCAAAGATTGTTGGTCCACTTACACCACTAGGTGGTTTATCATTCATCATTGGTTGGATATTTTTATTTATATCAATTTCTAAAGTAAAATA